The DNA window ttagttaTTGATCCATGAACACCCCTAGCTATTCCATTTCTTCTCAACAATAGAAGTAAGAGATAAAACCCTAGGACGGGTGAATAATAGAATCAGATGGAGAGAATTCCAAAGACGGAGGAGATTTTATTCAATCATTGCCTGCCAATCATTGATGGGATCACTTCCTTAAGCAGCGTAGCCTTCGTAATTTCTGTTAGGTATCTTTCCCCTAAGGTTCACTCTTGTTTCTGCCATTTTTCGCGCCTATTGCCTGTCATCCTCAATTGGCAAGAGAATTTGGTCCTCCTTCCGATTGTGCCACACGATGCCTTCATTTCTAATCATAACAGACACCCCCACTTTTATGTTTTGAGATGAAGAAACTAAAAAGAAGACGCGATTGACAAAAAGAAACCCATTTTAACAGTTAGTTAAAACCCTAAAACAACAAAATTCAGATTTTTCCTTGAATGAGAAACAAGTTTGAGTCGCACTGAATTCAATTTGCTGGATAAACTCAAGCTTAGTTGGCCGTTGACCACCAAAAACAGTGAAAAGGTCCGTCTAGGTTTTCCTTTTTTAAATTGGATTTCATTTCCCTTTTTCTATAGCGTGTGCAATTATGCAATTTCAGCACAATTTGCAGCTGTGATAGTGGCCACGGCCATCAAATTTACTTTCTTTTAGAGTTGATTTGCTTGTGTGATTAGGAGCTCAATAACATTGTATATCCCATCAAGATTGTGTTGCTGCACATAATATAATCAATTGCTGTATCATTTTGTCATATCTTTCATTTTTATGGGTAGTGAATTCAATGTGTCCGTGTGTGTGTGATAGAGCtgcaatgttttttttaatatgtgaTGAGAGTACCAAGTTTATTactataataaataatttgaCTTAAAGAATTATTTCCCAAAATAATGGTGCCAAATGGAGCTATTGTAACCTATAATGACTTTTAGACATGTTTCTTATCTATTGTACTACTTTTATGGTTGTTCTAGAAGGGCCTGTACTCATAGTTTTTTGAGCTTAAGTTATTCGGGAGGGATCATATTCTATATGTTGTTATATCTATGAGATATAACCTTCTGCATATTTAGATGATACTTGGTATCTTCTCGGATACTTTACTTATATTTCTTTCTTTCATGGAAAGTGTTATAATTATAACTTTTTTTGTTTGCTTTTGAAGCGAACTGTCAGTATAACTTTTGTTTATGAACCTACTTTATCTGCTGCTAGTTTTCGCTGGAGCAATTTCATTAAATTGAAATATATGGTTGCTAAATGATGAGTTTGAACCGTTCCTTTTTCATTTGTGGAAGTGGAATATTAAATAGATGAACATGGATTATTTTACATTTGCATCTATAGTCATTTCTCATTAGACTTACATGTATTCAAACATGTTATATATTGGTATTTGTTGAAAAGTTTGATCTTCTGATCCTAATAGTAATAAGCAAAATTATCATCATTTTGTTATGGAACTTTGAGAGATAAGAATAAATACATTAAGAATGAAAAGGTATTTTTTAAtgagcattttttaaaatatattaagaatAAATTACCGCATCACAAAAAATACAAGAATGAACTTATGGTGATTTTGTTTATTCTTACTAAACTCCTTTTAAATAAATCGCCATAAGTTCATTCTTAGTGTATTCATTTGTGATGCTTATATACATGGTAGAAAATCCtgatttttatagtaaaatcctATGATTTTGCGATTATAATTGCCCTCAGTGATTCTGAGTTTATGCATAATCTTGTTTTGGTGGGATTGGGTGCAATTGCCCTTGTTAATCATTGAATCGCATACTCTAcaatctttaaaatgtttatgCGACTATGCTTTTGAATAAGGGTGATTTGTATAAGTATTTGAAGGGTGTTTTAaggttttaattattacttgtgagCTATGCTTATGAATTAAATTTACACAAGTGTTTCAAATCATTTAAGGCTTTCACTGTCTTACTAATGCTATTATATATGCACACATATATGAATTTATATGCATATTTATGTGTTTTAGAATATTGTATAATCTTACAATTATTATTACGATTTTACTTCTCCTTCCTAATTTCGCGTAAAGTCTCGATTTTAACTATCTTGCTTATTTAcagtacacaaaaaaaaaaaaaaagaagagggcAACTAGGTATAACAGCCTCTAAACAAGTATCACTATAACTCATACATATATAGGCTTAATATCCAACCGTCCTCCATCAGATTCAGTATGATATCATGGAACCCTCTTTAAAAGTCCACAACTCATTCAAAACACTTTCTGTTTCATAAGTATGATCTATGCATTGAAAAACTGGAAGCTACTCTTAGTTCCGCCTTTCTCCATATTTGGTTAAGTATTTGTTGGGCACTTCAAAAGAAGATGACGAAGATAACTTTATTGAAAGAAAATATAACACTTTATAGATAACTTAGTTGCTAGATTTATCTGttgcatttctttttttttgcttgaTTTGGGAGTTGTAGTGCTTTGGCTTTCAGTTTGTCTTTAGGTTCATCGAAATTTTTGTTTCTTTCATTCACTTCAATTGATTTGATAATTGTTTTTCTGATTCTTTTAAATGATTAGTCAATTGATTGATGTTCATAAAATAGGAGAAGAATGGAGGGTGAGTTGGTGCAGCAGCCGCAGCAGCAGCAGGAGAGATTGAATCAGGCAGTGCAGCAGCAGCTAAACCTAGAACAAGTAAAGACGCGTGCTATCAGCCTGTTTAAAGCCATATCgaggattttggaagattttgatgcCTATGGTCGTACCAACACCACTCCCAAATGGCAAGATATTCTTGGTCAATATTCTATGGTCAACCTCGAGCTCTTCAACATTGTTGATGACATCAAGAAGGTCTCCAAGGCATTCATAGTCTATCCCAAGAATGTCAATGCCGATAATGCGACAAGTATGAATACATATCTATATAATTCTAATATCTCATGTGTATTGTATGCTTTTCATTCATTCACATTTCAAACCACCATTACTATGTTTTCTCAGTACTCCCTGTTATGCTATCCACAAAACTACTCCCTGAAATGGAGACGGAGGACACCTCCAAGAGAGATCAGTTGCTTCAGGGGATGCAGAACCTCCCAATTGCCACTCAAATTGACAAGTTGAAGGTCATTCCCACTTTCCACTTCACACTTACCTCCCTCTTCCTTCTTCCTTCTTCATTCTTCATTTCCTTTTGCAGGCTAGAATTGATATGATTGCCGCAGCCTGTGAAGGTGCTGAAAAGGTATTAGCAGACACTCGTAAAGCTTACTGCTTTGGAACTCGTCAAGGCCCTTCTATTGCCCCCACTCTCGACAAGGGTCAGGCTGCCAAAATTCAAGAACAGGAAAATCTACTCCGAGCCGCCGTCAACGTTGGTGAAGGTAATCATTTCACCTGCTgccttttattatattaaatgtatTACATATATTTCACAACCAATGATCATTCTGGTTCGATACACATAGAGATCCGAAATTGCTTTCATATGGATAATTATGCTTTTGTACACTTGTACATAGTTCACATTAAATTTAGTAAAATTCATAAGCACTTCTTGAATACAGCAAGGTGCTATTGGTTGGCTTGCTTTATAGAAAGCTTTTGTTTACTGAACTCAATAACCTTTCATGTCAATCACTCTCCAACTGTGTTCTTTATAACGATCATTTGGATATAATGGAATTTCATGCAGGATTACGGCTACCTGTAGACCAGAGGCATATAACTTCTTCGCTTCCGATGCATTTGGCCGATGCATTCACTGTCAACGAGACTGCACAACCTTTTCCTGATGGGTCTAACAATAGTAAATCACTCTTAACTCCTCACCTCTAGAATATTGTGGGTTTTATATTTTTGATGCCAAGTGGCACTCATATTTGTTACTTTCAGATGTATATATGAAGAATACCCCACTGTCATCAAATAATATGGGAGGCCAGAATACGATGTTACAGGTAAGGTCATTCACATTTCCATGAAGGTTTTATAAATGGGTATTTGACTATCTTCACTCTAGTTTTTTAATACTGTAAATAAAGATTACATATGAATTGTGATTTTGGATTTTCTTCCTTCAACATTATTTGCATATCCAGTTTTGTGTTTGAAATATTCCTGTGCCACGGTCTCatattttacttttatatttgAGAACCCAACTGATCCTTATTAGGTTGAACTTGAAGGACATTAAAATTTGTTAAATTGCACAGCTCCTTTAAGCCATGCTGCACCATTGATTCTTCATTGTTTAAGTATTCTATAGTTTCAGAGTATCTTTATTCCAATCAAAATGTACTCTTTGTATTGGAGAGGGGAGTACATAAATACACCACAAATCAAGAAGTAGTTTaaggaattaaaataaaacacagtatacataaaatcaaataatatcgtGAATAATAATGATTAACTATTTCAACACTCATCTAGCCTTGTTTGTCTTTGCCTATTTGATATTTGTCTCCCATGCACTTTTCTCACTGTTGAACTTTTAAACCTATGAAAGGAGTACTAGTTACTTCATTTGGTGGtttgaaattatgaaaaatatttattattctactCCTAACCTTTTTAATCTTCTCTCATTATTGCAAATGTAGACGACAGGACCACAACTTTTGGGAAGATCAGCTGCATCTCCTTCTGCTGCAACAAGTGCCACTTCATTTGACAATACAACAGCTTCACCAATTCCATATGCCAATTCACCGAGGTCTTCTACAAATATGATGAATACGCCATCTCCTCAGCAGCAAACCTCACAAATGCAACAACAACAGCCAACAGCACAGCAACAGCAACAGCAACGGCAGAAACTGATGCAGCAGTTACCTCAACAGCAGCAACAGCAACTTCTTGCTCAGCAGCAGCAACAGTTCAGGCAATCTGCAATGCAAGGAATGGGGCAGGTAACATTTTCAAGATTAGTGTTCTGCATTGAGCGAATACAACCTTGAAATAACCTAAAGAACTAGCTGTTTGTTTAAGATTTTTAAAAAGCATTTTTTATGTAAATAAGTCGAAGATTATTCTTTAgagatttaaaaaaacaaaacaaaactatgGTTGAAAAGACAttcaaattgataaattatgCATGTCAATAATTTTTCAATCATATGGTGGCAAAAGCATAGACAATAGACATCATTAATTATGTTTTTTCCATCTAGTAAAAATGCTTTTATTCAAAAGCTAACCAAAATAGCTATTTCATTTTTAACatcaaaattatatttgaaaataagCTTACACACTAACATAACTAAAACATAAAAAGTGGTTTGTTAAGAGTCTTAAACAAACAGGCCCAAAGTATATTGTTAAATATATGTTTTCTAACTTATTCAAATCTGATAATCATTCTGTGGACAAGCGACGCTCTTTGGAGCATGTATCTGCACTGGTTTTTAATATTAACTTGTACTCTAGTCAAACATAAAAGTTACTTTTGAAAGCCTGACTGGCCGGTTGGACTCGATTAATCAGGACTTAGTGTTTCAATAAATTAAACTTTCTTTCTAATAGTTTCCTCTTATTATTTCTAAATTATGGTGTCTCCTGATGCACTTAGACATGTTTGTGTTGTTTCAGTAAATTATGAGtgtgatcaaaagaaaaaaaagtaataacTTGAGGATATACTGTTGGGAAGTTTAACCACCATAAATACATGCCTAGACATATTAGCAGTGAACTAGAAACTCTTTCTTTCTTGGCAGTAACAAGCTTTTCTTTCCTCCACAGATGCAAGGGCAACATCAGATGCAATTTTCTCCACAACTTGGGCATCAGCAATTTCAAAGTAGGCAGCAGCTTTCGTCGGCGCATATGCAGCATAGCCTTGGTCAAAACCAACTCAATCAAGGAAATCAGATGACTCGTTTAAGCCAGTTTTCCGGTCATGCTAACAATGCATTATTCAGTGCTGCTCAAACAACACCAAATACCCAGATGGTATGATTGGCATGTCATATATAATTTAAATCCAATAAGTAAACAATAATTTTTTCCCACTTTATATCTGTGTTAGTTAATATTTGTGTTTCTTGCTAATCCTCTTTTCGGACAGGGGAAATTTGTATTATATCTATGTATCAGTCCCGTGTGTAGCTTGTAATTACAGACTAGATATGGCTTTTTCTAGTCTCTAAAGCATAATCAACCATTTTCGTTATTTTATTACAAGTTTAGGGGTTGTGTTAAAAGGATGGAAAACAGCTAATCATATTGGCTCCCCTATTACAAAATGTTACGGGGAGCATGTTCTTTTTCATATTGTTGGAGCATTCCACAGGAAAAGGGCTTTAATATCTCTTCTTGGGTGAGGAAATTGGGCCGTGACGAAGCTGTTCTTGTTGAAAATGGAATTTTACATTTAACTTAACTGATGCATAATTTGTGGCTAGCCAGACAAAATCATATAATATCTATCTAGTAGCCATACTGTTAGTGCTTGCTCGgtggaaaatatttatttatttaaacaaatataaattcagCTCTCTGAAACCATTTTGCAGTACTCATGAGATCAAATATCATTATGTGTTTTTGGATTTGATTTATGCATTTTGGGATGTTAATTTTTTGCCTTTCTGTACTCTTCACCCTGTTTGAAAATattactttttaaatatttttgatgaTGTGCTGTTCTCGTGTTTCTGTGCTGCACAATCTGTTAATTTGCTTACCTTCAACAATTACTTCTATGATAATTTTTGCTTCATAATCTCAGATTCCCAACATTTCAGCCGGTATATCTTCACAGTCTCATCTGCCACGGATGCAGGTTTGTCTTTCATGTTCTCTGCCACTTCAAGCATCATTTTGTTTTATCATGAATAGTCGTGTCGGTTTGCTTATTGAAACTTGTTCTGCATTTTTTATTTCCTCAGTACGGATTATCCGGAAACAATCCTCAGCGAAGTCATCCTTCCCAAATGTTGAGTGATCAAAGTATTTACTTCATTCCTGAATGttatttattatatgttttaCTCGTCTTATTGCTGAAATCATCACTTGGAATTTTTATTGTAGTGTTCAACATGGGAAGTGGCAACCAGGGCGGTATGATGTCCTTACAACAgcagcagcagcaacaacaacacaaTTCACAAGGTTCATTTGGTGGCATGGCATCAAATGCTCAGAATCTACAATCTGGTATGATG is part of the Vicia villosa cultivar HV-30 ecotype Madison, WI linkage group LG2, Vvil1.0, whole genome shotgun sequence genome and encodes:
- the LOC131653959 gene encoding mediator of RNA polymerase II transcription subunit 8-like; amino-acid sequence: MEGELVQQPQQQQERLNQAVQQQLNLEQVKTRAISLFKAISRILEDFDAYGRTNTTPKWQDILGQYSMVNLELFNIVDDIKKVSKAFIVYPKNVNADNATILPVMLSTKLLPEMETEDTSKRDQLLQGMQNLPIATQIDKLKARIDMIAAACEGAEKVLADTRKAYCFGTRQGPSIAPTLDKGQAAKIQEQENLLRAAVNVGEGLRLPVDQRHITSSLPMHLADAFTVNETAQPFPDGSNNNVYMKNTPLSSNNMGGQNTMLQTTGPQLLGRSAASPSAATSATSFDNTTASPIPYANSPRSSTNMMNTPSPQQQTSQMQQQQPTAQQQQQQRQKLMQQLPQQQQQQLLAQQQQQFRQSAMQGMGQMQGQHQMQFSPQLGHQQFQSRQQLSSAHMQHSLGQNQLNQGNQMTRLSQFSGHANNALFSAAQTTPNTQMIPNISAGISSQSHLPRMQYGLSGNNPQRSHPSQMLSDQMFNMGSGNQGGMMSLQQQQQQQQHNSQGSFGGMASNAQNLQSGMMTLQNAQQNHPNFSQQRQQNQQ